The Alkalihalophilus pseudofirmus nucleotide sequence AAGTAAAATCCCGAGTAATGCGAGCCCGCGCATCATATCAAGGGAGGCAATCCGTTCATTGTCTTGGATTGAGGTAGCTCGTGTGTTCATCTCAAACCTCCTGTGTAAAATTGGAATCATAGTAACTTACTCATTGTAAAATATTTCTATTACTCTCACAAGACACAATTCTTTCTCCAGCTAAATAGATCATGTAAACTATTTAATAAATCAGAAAAAAGGGTGATTCTTATGAAAAATGAAATGACAGAGCTCTTGCAAAGCCACCGTTCGATTCGTGCCTTTACTAGTGAAAAAGTAAGTAAAGGGATGATAGAGGAAATCATCGAGTCCGGCAGGTGGGCGCCTACTTCCCATCACGTTCAAGCTTACAGTATTGTTGTCGTCACAGATCAGCAGAAAAAAGATACATTAAGTGAGCTGTGCGGCAGCCAGAAGTATGTCGCTGATTGCCCAGTATTTTTCGTCATTTGTGCAGATTATAACCGTCTAAAAAAGGCTAGCGACAAACATGGGGCTCCTCTTGAAGTTAGAGGCATCGAACAAGTTCTTGTAGGAGCAGTTGATGCAGCCCTTGTAGCTGAAAATATGCTTATTGCTGCAAGGTCCTATGGTCTTGGCGGAGTGATGATCGGCGGCATTCGAAACCTTCCGGACCAAGTAAGTGAGCTTCTCGATCTTCCTGATTATACATTTCCTGTAATGGGATTATGTATCGGTTATCCTGATCAAAACCCTGCTCAAAAGCCACGGCTGCCAAAGGCTGGTGCTGTTCATTATGAGACCTATCAACACGATCAAATCACATCATCTCTTGATCAATATGATGAAGAAATGAAGCAATATTATTCAGAGCGGACAAACGGAACAAGGAAAACTACGTGGACTGAGATGATGGCAGCTCACCACTCTACACCAAAGCGTGCACATCTCGACCAGTTTCTAAAAAATCAAGGATTTTTACATTCTGACACAAAAGATTGACAAATCGTTAACAATTCTGTAAACTCTCATTCATAAAGAGTAAATACATAATGTGTAGCGCTTTCACAGAGTGTTAGACAAAATGAATAATCATCACTTATCCAGAGTGACCGAGGGAACAGGCCCGACGACGTCCAGCAACCGCCGCAAGGAAAGGTGCTCCTTCCTGCAGAATCATTGTATTCTGAAAGATAAGCGAATTGTCTTATTCAGACAAGAGCCTTTTCAGAATATGGAAAGGCTCTTTTTTTATTTTTTAGTTAATAAATAGGTAGAAAATATAGAGGTGACAAACATGAAAACATTTGAATCATCTAGAGCTATGGAGAGGCTCCCAAGTCAATTTTTTGCAAAACTCGTTAAAAAGGTGAATGAAGTGAAGAGACATAGTGATGATGTGATTAATCTCGGGCAAGGCAATCCGGATCAGCCGACACCTGCACATATCGTTGAGAAATTAAAAGAAGCAGCTGACAATCCAATGCATCATAAATATGCTCCTTTTGCAGGCCATACGTTTCTAAAGGAAGCTGTCGCTGAATATTACCATCGTGAATACGGAGTAGAAATAGATGCACAAACAGAAGTGGCTGTACTGGGCGGGGCTAAAACAGGTCTAATTGAGCTTAGTCAGTGCTTGTTAGATCCTGAAGATCTTGCCCTCGTACCAGATCCTGGATACCCTGATTACTGGTCAGGGGTTGAGCTTGCCGGAGCAAAGATGCACATGATGCCTCTGTTACAAGAATTGGATTTTCATCCCGACTTTACAACACTTAAAGAAGAAACACTTGAACAGGCTAAATTAATGTTCTTGAATTACCCTAATAACCCAACTGGCGCGATTGCTACACCAGCTTTGTTTCAAGATGCAATTGAACTTGGCCAAAAGCATGATCTATGTATTGTTCATGATTTTGCTTATGGGGCGATTGGTTTTGAAGGAAAGAAACCTCTTAGCTTCTTGCAATTAAAAGGAGCAAAAGATGTTGGTGTAGAAGTGATGACGTTATCCAAAACATACAATATGGCAGGTTGGAGAGTCGGGTTTGTTGTTGGAAACAAAAGCGTGGTGAGTGCAATTGAAAAGCTTCAGGATCACTTATTTTGCAGTATTTTTGGAGGGATTCAAGAAGCGGCTGCTCATGCGCTCTTATCAGAGCAACAGTGTGTAGAGGATCTTGTAGCCACATATGAGGCCCGCCGTAACGTACTAGTTGAAGCAGCACATAAAGCAGGGTGGGAAGCAGAAGCGCCGCTTGGTTCGTTCTTTGCATGGTTCCCTGTCCCAAAAGACTATACATCAGAAGAATTTGCCGATATTCTTCTTAAAGAAGCAAGAGTTGTGGTCGCTCCTGGGGTCGGGTTTGGTAAATACGGAGAAGGATATGTTCGCATAGGGCTGCTTGCAGATGAAGACACATTAAGAGAGGCAATGGAGCGTATCGGGGCTCTTCGGCTCTTTGACAAATAAAAGGTAATAAGACAAACAATCTCTCACATAAAACATATAGAGTTACTATATGTGAAATAGGAGGGATTGTTTTGTTTACTCGCTATAATCGCTTAGCTATTGAACTCCCTAAGCCAAAGGCTCCTGATGCCAATGCCGCTGCTGCTGTACAGGAACTTCTTGGCGGGAAATTTGGGGAGATGTCGACGTTAAATAACTACTTATTTCAGTCATTTAACTTCCGGAACAAAAAGAAGCTGAAACCGTTTTTTGATTTAGTCGCTAGTATTACAGCTGAAGAGCTTGGTCATGTTGAACTGGTCTCAAACACGATTAACTTAATGATTGAAGGGACGACATTCCCAGGAGACCCGAATATTGCACCGATGCAGGCAGCTACTGACAAGCGGAATACAGCCCATTTTATTCAAACGGCACAAACGTCTTACCCAATGGACTCAATGGGAGGATCGTGGAGAGGAGACTATGTTTTTAACAGCGGCAACTTAATCCTTGATTTATTACACAATTTCTTCTTAGAGTGCGGAGCGAGAACACATAAGATGCGTGTATATGAAATGACAAGCAACCCAGTAGCTCGTGAGATGATTGGGTATTTACTTGTGCGCGGCGGAGTTCATGTTGTGGCTTATGCAAAAGCAATTGAAATTGCAACAGGTGTTGATGTAACAAAGATGCTTCCGATTCCAAACTTGGATAATGCGGCGTTTGAGACAACAAGGAAATTCGAAGCTGAAGGCGTGCACCGTAAATTATATACATGGAGTGCCACAGATTACAGAGATATAGATAAGATCTGGAAAGGAAATCACCCACTGCAGGGAGGCCAGCTCGAAGTGATCGTAGGGGCCCCAGCCGGAGCACCAATGCCTGACTTAGAAGAAATTCCTGAGGAGTTTGCACCTGGGATCTCTAAGGAAGATTTTGATGAAATTGTCAAACGTCTTCAACGTTCTGCTGGTATATGATAAACGGAGCGCACAGTATGAACATATATTGTGCGCTTCTTTCGTTTTACGAAACAAAGCGCTTTCAATTTTTAGAATTATTTAATAAAATATGAATTGGAGAGGAGTGTTGAAAAATGAAACAGATAAAATTAGCAGTCATCCCAGGAGACGGGGTTGGCGTTGAAATTATGCCGTACGCAACAAAGGTACTAGATGCAGTAGCAGACTTGCACGGAGGTCTGAAATTTGAGCATGAGTGGTATCCATACAGCTGTGAGTATTATCTTGAGCATGGCGAGATGATGCCAAAAGATGGACTAGACCAGCTTAGCCAGCATGATGCTGTCTTTTTAGGAGCAGTAGGAAATCCAAAGCTTGTTGCGGACCATATCTCTTTATGGGGGCTACTAATCAATATCCGCAGGGGCTTTAAACAAACATTAAATATTAGACATGCTAAACAATTAAGAGGCATTCAACCGATGGTCACTAATCCTGGCGGGTTTGATCTTATTGTTGTTCGTGAAAATAGTGAGGGTGAATATAGTGAAGTAGGCGGCCGTATCCATTCTGGTGAAGATGAGCTTGTTGTCCAAAATGCAGTTTTTACGAGAAAAGCAACAGAACGCGCGATGCGTTATGCCTTTGATTTAGCTAAAACTAGAAAAGGTCATGTCACAAGTGCCACAAAGTCAAATGGAATTGTATTCTCTATGCCGTTTTGGGATGAAGTATTTGAACAAGTAGGACAAGACTATCCGGACATTGAAAAACGTACAGCTCACATCGATGCCTTATCTGCGTTCCTTGTATCTAAACCAGCAGAATTTGATGTGATTGTGGCGAGTAACTTATTTGGCGATATCTTAACTGATATTAGTGCAGCAGTCATGGGGAGTATTGGAATCGGCCCTGCTGCCAACTTAAATGTAGACGGTACACATCCTTCCATGTTTGAGCCTGTACATGGCTCTGCCCCTGATATCGTTGGGCGTGGAATTGCTAACCCAATCGGTCAAATTTGGACGGGGAAAATGATGCTTGATCACTTTGGAGAAAGCGAGCTTGCTGATCAGCTGCTCACCATTGTGGAAGATGTAACGGAATCGGGTATGAAAACCCCTGATGTGGGCGGCAATGCGACAACAGGCGAAGTCAGTGAAGAAATCATTTCACGGATTAAACAACTTACTTAAAAGGAGTGATTGTCATGAATGAAGTGAAAAATATCTTTTGTATCGGCCGTAATTATGCCAAGCATGCGGTCGAATTAGGAAATGAAGTGCCGGAAGCTCCAATTCTTTTTACAAAGCCGACACATGCCCTTACTTATGCTATAGGAGAAGACATTACGTTTCCGGCTGATAAAGGGGAGATTCACCATGAACTAGAAATTATTCTACATATCGACAAGCCTGTAAAAAAAGGTGACCGCTTAGAAGATGTAGTAAGTGATATTTCACTTGGGATTGATTTCACATTAAGAGATGTGCAAAGTGAACTTAAGAAAAAAGGTCAGCCATGGGACAGAGCGAAAGGGTTCCCTAATGCAGCGGTCACGACAGAACGCTTTCCTTTCCCAGGCATAGAAGCATGCCGCAAAGAAACATTCTCACTTCTTAAAAACGGCGAAGTGGCTCAAGAAGGAACAATTAACGAGATGATGTTTGATTTTCAAGCGATTATCGATGAATGCCAGGAAGTGTTTGGATTAGGTGCAGGGGATTTAATCTACTCTGGTACACCAGAAGGAGTCGGTCCTATTAAAGATGGAGATCAATTCGAGTTTTTCTGGGGTAGCGAACGCATCGGAAGCTTTATTGTATCAATGAAATAAATGAAGAGGAGCTGATCCGAATGGGTCAGCTCCTTAGTTTATGTGGCGAGAGTGGCGCAATTATTCGGTGAACAAATACAATTCTGCTGCACACTGACGCATATCTTGGTTGAATCCGCACAATAACAAGAGAACGACGCAATAAGTCCGGCAACGAACGCAATAACGTGATCAACACGCACAATCAGCTTGCCAACTAACACATAAATTCCTTAAAAGAATACAATGAACACTCATACATCTACGCCAAAAGATCAGGCAGATTAGGTTAATCATTCAAAGCTGTATAAACGGCCACTTTGTATTCGAATCGAGTTTTCTCCACAGCCTTTCCCGGGTCTCCAAAATAAAAGCCTAACAGCTTACGTGCTTCTTCCACATGATCAAAGATAAAAGCTGTCTCAATTACGTGATAATCAAAACCGCGCTTAATCCAGTAATTTGTGCTGCTCGTAATCGGACGTTCTGAGAGCGCACAAAACTCATCTTCCCCGTAATTGTCAACGATTATCAATGGCCCGCCTTTTTTAACTACCCGCTTCATTTCGGCTATCCCTTTATCAAGGTCAGTAATTCCTTCAAAGAAGAAGGCCCAAGTGGAATAGGCGGCATCAAATGTATGCGTGTGAAAAGGAATATCTTGAGCGCACCCTTTTGTAAAAATCACTTGCTTTGTGCGGTCAATCATTAACTCATCGGGCTCCATTCCAATAATCGTACGTTGAGTGGTTTGCAGCTTTTCTGCTGTAAATCCATTTCCTGCTCCTATGTCAAGAATCAATCCATTAGGCAGCAGTTGTTGTAGTTCATCTATTACTTTCCCCTCCCGGTCCATACACCGGCGTTCAATCTCAAATAATTCAGGGTGGGTGCCCCCGTAAAAAGGAATAATATCAGTTTGTTTCATTTTATATGCCTCCTTTTAAATTTATGAGATGTAAGGAGACACACTTCGTAATTTCACCATCCAATCACCTCTAGCCTATATTATCACGTTTTTCTGATTTTCAGCGGCGGTTGTGGAAGAAGAATGGTATGATGCCAACTTCATAAATTAAACATTTTCACTATAAAAGTGATAAGTGTTCTTCCCTGCTGACTTTGAGCAATATAA carries:
- the nfsA gene encoding oxygen-insensitive NADPH nitroreductase; translation: MKNEMTELLQSHRSIRAFTSEKVSKGMIEEIIESGRWAPTSHHVQAYSIVVVTDQQKKDTLSELCGSQKYVADCPVFFVICADYNRLKKASDKHGAPLEVRGIEQVLVGAVDAALVAENMLIAARSYGLGGVMIGGIRNLPDQVSELLDLPDYTFPVMGLCIGYPDQNPAQKPRLPKAGAVHYETYQHDQITSSLDQYDEEMKQYYSERTNGTRKTTWTEMMAAHHSTPKRAHLDQFLKNQGFLHSDTKD
- a CDS encoding pyridoxal phosphate-dependent aminotransferase, which encodes MKTFESSRAMERLPSQFFAKLVKKVNEVKRHSDDVINLGQGNPDQPTPAHIVEKLKEAADNPMHHKYAPFAGHTFLKEAVAEYYHREYGVEIDAQTEVAVLGGAKTGLIELSQCLLDPEDLALVPDPGYPDYWSGVELAGAKMHMMPLLQELDFHPDFTTLKEETLEQAKLMFLNYPNNPTGAIATPALFQDAIELGQKHDLCIVHDFAYGAIGFEGKKPLSFLQLKGAKDVGVEVMTLSKTYNMAGWRVGFVVGNKSVVSAIEKLQDHLFCSIFGGIQEAAAHALLSEQQCVEDLVATYEARRNVLVEAAHKAGWEAEAPLGSFFAWFPVPKDYTSEEFADILLKEARVVVAPGVGFGKYGEGYVRIGLLADEDTLREAMERIGALRLFDK
- a CDS encoding manganese catalase family protein, whose protein sequence is MFTRYNRLAIELPKPKAPDANAAAAVQELLGGKFGEMSTLNNYLFQSFNFRNKKKLKPFFDLVASITAEELGHVELVSNTINLMIEGTTFPGDPNIAPMQAATDKRNTAHFIQTAQTSYPMDSMGGSWRGDYVFNSGNLILDLLHNFFLECGARTHKMRVYEMTSNPVAREMIGYLLVRGGVHVVAYAKAIEIATGVDVTKMLPIPNLDNAAFETTRKFEAEGVHRKLYTWSATDYRDIDKIWKGNHPLQGGQLEVIVGAPAGAPMPDLEEIPEEFAPGISKEDFDEIVKRLQRSAGI
- a CDS encoding tartrate dehydrogenase; protein product: MKQIKLAVIPGDGVGVEIMPYATKVLDAVADLHGGLKFEHEWYPYSCEYYLEHGEMMPKDGLDQLSQHDAVFLGAVGNPKLVADHISLWGLLINIRRGFKQTLNIRHAKQLRGIQPMVTNPGGFDLIVVRENSEGEYSEVGGRIHSGEDELVVQNAVFTRKATERAMRYAFDLAKTRKGHVTSATKSNGIVFSMPFWDEVFEQVGQDYPDIEKRTAHIDALSAFLVSKPAEFDVIVASNLFGDILTDISAAVMGSIGIGPAANLNVDGTHPSMFEPVHGSAPDIVGRGIANPIGQIWTGKMMLDHFGESELADQLLTIVEDVTESGMKTPDVGGNATTGEVSEEIISRIKQLT
- a CDS encoding fumarylacetoacetate hydrolase family protein, with amino-acid sequence MNEVKNIFCIGRNYAKHAVELGNEVPEAPILFTKPTHALTYAIGEDITFPADKGEIHHELEIILHIDKPVKKGDRLEDVVSDISLGIDFTLRDVQSELKKKGQPWDRAKGFPNAAVTTERFPFPGIEACRKETFSLLKNGEVAQEGTINEMMFDFQAIIDECQEVFGLGAGDLIYSGTPEGVGPIKDGDQFEFFWGSERIGSFIVSMK
- a CDS encoding class I SAM-dependent methyltransferase, producing MKQTDIIPFYGGTHPELFEIERRCMDREGKVIDELQQLLPNGLILDIGAGNGFTAEKLQTTQRTIIGMEPDELMIDRTKQVIFTKGCAQDIPFHTHTFDAAYSTWAFFFEGITDLDKGIAEMKRVVKKGGPLIIVDNYGEDEFCALSERPITSSTNYWIKRGFDYHVIETAFIFDHVEEARKLLGFYFGDPGKAVEKTRFEYKVAVYTALND